The Nocardioides ochotonae genome segment ATGCCGCCGACCGGCGGGATGGGCCTGGGCATCGACCGGCTGGTCATGAACCTCACCGGCCTCAGCATCCGCGACACCATCCTGTTCCCGCTGGTGAAGCCGCACCCGTGAGGGCAGGTCCTGCGCGTGTGAGCGCGAGCCGAGACGCCCTCGTTGCCGGATCGTGATCCCCAGCCGTCCGGTGGGGCTCAGACTCCGACCCTGGCACCCATCCGCACCCGCCGGTCACGTCCGCTGCTCGCGCCGCGGGGCCCACCATCGACGTCCCGGGCGAGGGCGAGATCGGGATCGGTGACGCCGTCCGCGTGGGCGGCGGCGTGCTCGACGACGGCAGCGGCGCCGGCATCGAGGTGCCGGAGTCGTGCCGGGACAGCCCGCTGTGGCTGGCGAGCGGCATCTGAGCGGTTCCCCGGGTAGCCGACGTCGCCGCTGCCTGCTCGGTTCCCGGCCACCGGGAGCCCGTCCTTGTGTGGTGGGGCTCACAGTCACGATGCGCCTGCCATTCAGAGGCACTGACCTCTCGGGGACAAGGAGCAGAGATGAGACTCAACAAGGGCTTCAAGGCGGGCGTCATCGCCATCAGCCTGGCCGCCGTCGTCGCCGGTTGCGGCTCCTCGCGCAGCGAGGAGGACCCGGGCGGAGACGACAGCACTGCTCCCGCCGCGGCGTCGACCTTCGGCGACCTCGAGTCCCCGTGCGGCGAGGGCGACGCGTCCGGCGCGACCGACCAGGGCGTCACGGACGCCTCGATCGCGATCGGCTACGGCGACGACCGCGGCTTCGTGTCCGCGCCGGGGCTGGCCCAGGAGGTCGGCGACGCGGTGGACGCGATGGTCAAGTGGTGCAACGACCAGGGCGGGATCAATGGCCGCGAGCTGGTCGGCACCCGCTACGACGCGGCCGTCAGCAACATGGTGCCGGTCATGAAGGAGGCGTGCGGCAAGGAGTTCATGCTGGTCGGCGACGGCTTCGCGAACGACTTCGCCGGCGACCCGGTGCGGGTGGCCTGCGAGCTGCCGCACGTCCCGGCGTACACCGTCGGCGGCAACGCGGCCATGGGCGAGCTCAAGGTCGAGCCGATGCCCTACCCGGCCGACCGCTACAACGCCGGTGGCCTCAAGGCGGCCATGGAGCTCGTGCCCGAGTTCAAGGAGTCGATCGCGATCATCAACACCGACGCGCCGGCGACCCAGGTCTCGAACTACAAGGTCGGCGCCGCGCTCGCCCAGCTGGGCGTCACCCCGAAGGACTGCGGCATCACGCTGCACATGGCGGGCGACTCCAGCTACGCCCCGCTCGCCCAGAAGCTCAAGGGCTGCGGCGTGAAGTCCTTCTTCAACTCCTACACCCCCTCGCCGCAGATCTTCGGTCTGCTCGAGGCCAACCAGCAGGCCGGCGTCGAGCTGGCCCAGTTCGCCGAGGCGCAGTGGTACGGCGAGGCGGGCGCGGCCTGGAACGCGCAGACCAAGGCCGCCGACGGGATGCTGACGGCGCAGACCGTCCAGCCGCTGGAGAACGCCGACGTCAACGAGGCGGTCGCGCAGTACCAGGAGCTCGTCGAGGGCAACGGCGGCAAGACCGGCATGCTCGGCATCAACGCGACCTCGGCGTTCCTCCTGTGGGCGGGCGCGGCGAAGGAGTGCGGCGACGAGCTGACCCGGGACTGCGTCATGGAAAAGATCGCAGCGGTCGAGGACTGGACCGCCGGTGGCCTCCAGGCGCCGACGAACCCGGGCACCAACGAGCCGACCGAGTGCACGATGCTCGTGCAGCTCACCGGCGGCACCTGGGAGCAGGTCTACCCCGAGACCCGCGGCGAGTTCGCCTGCGACCCGGCCAACGTGATCGACATGGACCCCGCGATCTCCGGGATCAAGGTCACCAAGGACCGCACGTTCGAGTCGTTCCTGCAGCAGTGACCCCTGGCCGACCCGGGAGGCAGCGGCCTCCCGGGTCGGCCGGCTGACCACGGAAGGGTCCGCATGGACACGTTCCTCACCTACACCGCCCTCGGGCTGGTGGTGGGCGCCATCTTCGCCATCGCGGCGTCGGGACTGGTGCTGACCTACACCACGTCGGGCATCTTCAACTTCGCCCACGGTGCCCAGGCGATGATCGGCGCGTTCACCTTCTACCAGGTCAAGGCGGTCTGGGGGCTGCCCACGTGGCTGTCCCTGGTGCTGGTCCTCGGAGTCCTCGGGCCGGCCATGGGGTGGCTCCTGCACACCCTGATCATGCAGCGCCTGCGCGACACCGAGATCGTCACCCGGGTCGTGGTGACGGTGGCGGTGCTGCTGGGCCTGGTCTCGCTGTCGCAGTGGATCTGGAACCCCCAGGAGGGCCGGATCCCGCCGATGCTCTTCGGCTCGGACAGCACCGTCGAGCTGCTCGGGGTGACGCTGCGCTACCACCAGGTGCTGTGCGTGCTCATCGCCGCCGCGATCGCGGTCGGGCTGTGGTGGCTGTTCACCAAGACCCGGGTCGGGGTGCTGATGCGGGCCACCGTCGACGACCCCGAGCTGCTGAAGCTGTCCGGGCACGACCCGGACCGCATCTCGGCCGCGGCGTGGATGATCGGCTCCACGCTGGCCGTCCTCGCCGGGGTGCTGGTGACCCCGGTGATGGGCGGGACCCTGGAGGCGAACGCCCTGACCCTGCTGGTCGTGGACGCCTTCGCCGCCGCGCTGTTCGGGCGCCTGCGCAGCATCCCGCTGACCTTTGCCGGCGCGATCGTGCTGGGCCTCGCCTCGACCTGGCTGGTGGGCTACGCCCCCGCGGACTGGACCTGGGTGGGCAACTTCCAGCGGGCGCTGCCCATGGTGGTGCTGTTCGCGGTGCTCCTGCTGCTGCCGCAGGAACGGCTGCGGGGGACCGCCACCCGCTCCCGTGAGCGCTACGAGACCCCGCCGGTGCGGCGCGCCGCCATCTGGGCGCTGGTGGGCCTGGTGGGCCTGGTCGCGTTCGGCGGGCTGGTCTCCGAGGCCCGGACCGGCACGCTGCTGGTCGGGCTCTCCTTCGCCATCGTCGCGCTGTCGATCGTGCTGCTGACCGGGTATGCCGGCGAGCTGAACCTCGCCCCGCTCGCCTTCGCCGCGGTCGCCACACTGGTGGCCTACCACGTCGGCAGCGACGGCTCCGGCCCCGACGCCCGGCTCTCCCTGACCGGCGTGGTCGCCGGGGTCGTCGCCGCGGGGCTCGCCGGCGCCCTGGTGGCGCTGCCCGCCCTGCGGCTGCGCGGGCTCTACCTCGCGCTGGCCACCCTGGCCTTCGGCGGCGTCGTGTCCGCGATGCTTCTGCGGGACACGACGCCGCGCACGGTGTTCGGCCACACCTTCACCGTCTTCCCGAACGGCAACATCCTGATGCCGCCGCTGCAGGTGGGCCCCGTCGACCTGGCGGACAGCTCCACCTTCCTGTGGGTTCTCAGCGCGCTGTTCGTGGTGCTGGGCCTCGGGGTCGTGGCACTGCGCAACAGCAGCTACGGCCGCCGGCTGGCGGCGATGAAGGACAGCCCCGCCGCCGCCGCGATGCTCGGTCAGCGGCTGCTCGTCCTGAAGCTGGGCGTGTTCGCGCTCTCCACCGCGATCGCGGGCCTCGGCGGCATCTTCATGTCCATGGCGGTCGTGTCGGTGTCGGCGGAGACCTTCGGGTTCACCGTCAGCCTGTCGCTGGTGATGATGACGGTGGTCTGCGGCATCGGCTACGTGTCGGGCGCGCTCGTGGCCGGGCTGATCGCCGGCGCCGGCCTCGCCTCGGTCCACCTGCTCCTCGGCGACATCGCGCTCACCCATCCCGAGTACGGCGGCACCTTCGACATCGTCCACCACCTGCTCCTGGTCGCCACCGCGCTGGTGGGCATCGGCGTCGCCAACGGTCCCAGCGGCTTCCTGCACGACGTGTTCGCCCGCCAGCGCGGCCTGGCCCGGACGCCGGTCGTGCGCTGGAGCGGGGCTGCGGTGCAGGTGGCGCTCCTGCTGGCGGCGTACGGCGGGCTGATCGGGGCGGCGCTGATGCTGTTCCTCAGCGTGGCGCTGTGGTCGGTGCTGCCGGCCCTCGCCGCGGCGTGGTTCCCCGACCCGGCGGCGGCGCGGGCCAGGCCCGTGCCCCTCGAGCTCGAGGGCATCAGCACGCCCCCCACCCCTGCCCTGCGCCAGCGCATCGACCGCGAGCTCGGCATCGAGACGGAGCTGACCCATGTCCCTGCTTGAGACCCGAGGAGTCACGGTGCGCTTCGGCGGCAACGTGGCCCTCGACGACGTGAGCGTCACCGTCGAGGCCGGCGAGGTGACCGGCCTGATCGGTCCGAACGGCGCGGGCAAGACCACGCTGTTCAACGTGATCACCGGCATGCAGCCGGTCGCCACCGGCAGCGTGCGGTTCCAGGACCGGGACGTCACCCGATGGAGCCCCGGCCGGCGCGGACGCACCGGCATGGCGCGCACCTTCCAGCGCCTGGAGCTGTTCCTCTCCCTCAGCGTCCGCGACAACATCCGGGTCGCGGGGGACATCGTGCGCGCCAACACCCGGCGCCGCGTCGACGTGGTGCGTGAGACCGAGCGGGTGCTCGCCCGCACCGGGCTGCTGGACGTCGCCCACCTCGACGTCTCCGCCCTGCCCACCGGGCGGGCCAGGGTCGTCGAGGTCGCCCGGGCGCTGATGACCGACCCCGTGCTGCTGCTCCTGGACGAGCCCGCCTCGGGCCAGACCGAGACCGAGAGCGAGGCGTTCGCCGACCTGCTGCGCGCGATCGCGGCGGAGGGCACCGCGGTGTGCCTGGTCGAGCACGACCTCCCCCTGGTGATGCAGACCTGCACGACCATCCACGTCCTCGACCACGGCCGCCTCATCGCGAGCGGGAGCCCCGCCCAGGTGCAGGCGTCGCCGGCGGTCATCGAGGCCTACATCGGACAGGAGGCGACCGCATGAGCGAGCGCCCTCCCGCGCTGGAGCTGCTCGGCGCGCACGCGGCGTACGGCGACATCGAGGTGCTGCACGGCGTCGACCTGACCGTGCCCGCCGGGTCGGTGGTGGCGCTGCTGGGACCCAACGGGGCCGGCAAGTCCACGACGATGAAGACCCTCAACGGCCAGGTGCCGCTGAGCGCTGGCCGGCTGCGCATCGCCGGACGCGACCTCACCGGGATCTCGCCGGTCGACGCGGCGGCACTCGGCGTGTGCACGATCCCCGAGGGACGCGGGGTGTTCGCCAACCTCACCGTCCGGGAGAACCTGATGGTCGCCGCGGGGAACCGCGCGACGCTGGCCGAGATGGAGGCCGCCGCCTATGCCCGGTTCCCGAAGCTGGGGGACCGGCGCGGCCAGCTCGCGGGCTCCATGTCGGGCGGGGAGCAGCAGATGCTGGCGCTGTGCCGGGCGCTGGGCACCCGCCCGTCGGTGCTGCTGCTCGACGAGCTGTCGATGGGGCTCGCGCCGATGATCGTCTCGCAGATGTACACCGTCGTCGCCGCCCTCGCGGCCGAGGGCATCACCGTGCTGCTCGCCGAGCAGTTCGCACGCATCGTGCTGCCGCTGGCGGACACGGCCGTGCTCATGGTCAACGGTCGGGTGGTGCGCACCGGGGCGCCCGCCGACCTCGAAGAAGCACTCTCCACCACCTACCTGGGAGGCTGACATGCCCACCGAGACCCCCACCACCTCCGCGCCCGCCGAGCAGGAGCCCGCGGTCCGCGACGAGCTCGAGAAGGCCGTCGCCGGCCACCGGACGAAGGGCGCGGCCTCCTCGGACCGGCCGCTGGTGGTCGCCGGCGCGCTGCTGATGGCCGGCGGCGTCATCGGGGCGTTCGTGCAGTACAACGTGACGCTGTCCCAGGACGACGCCCGCGACATCGCCTCCACCCAGGTGCTGGTGCTGGCGCTGCTCGGGCTGGTCCTGGTCGGCGCGGCGCTGTTCGTGACCGGCGCGCTGGGGCGGGTGCTCCGGCTGTGGCTGCTGCGCCAGCTGCTGGAGAACCGGGCCCGCGAGGAGCGTGCGGTGGCGCCGCTCGACGCCGCCGCTCGCGAGCGCCCCTGACCCTGCACGCCTGCGCGATGACCGACGTGAACAAAGGCCGCGGACGGCGAGGTCTGACCTCGCCGTCCGCGGCCTTTGTTCGCACTCAGGGCCCGCGGGCGCGCTGGTGCTCAGCCGCGCCCGATGAACCTCAAGAAGTTCTCCGCCGCCAGGCCGGCCAACTCGTCGTCGCCGAGCGGGAGCTTGGTGAGCACGTCGACGGACTTCCAGACCTGGGTGAAACGGGGGTCGACGTGGTCGGGTGCCTCGACATGGCCCGGCCGGGTGTTGAGCAGGTCGGAGAAGACGTAGTTGGTGCCGAACATCGCGCGCTCGATGCCGAGCTCGCGCAGGTGGGCGACCATGTCCTCGGGTGTCCAGGTGCCGTCGTACACCTCGTTCAGGCGTAGCGAGGTGTCGGTGTGGACGCGCTCGTAGCGCCGGGCCAGCTCCAGCACCTCGAGGTCCAGGGGACCGCGCAACGCCTTGTCGTGGCCGAAGTGGGCGAAGCAGATCTTGAGGTCCGGGTAGGCCGCCAGCGCGTCGGCGAAGCCGGCCGGACGGACGTTCGGGTTGTGCCCGCCGGTCTCGGTGACGATCGGCACGTCGTGGGCCACGCAGTACTCATAGAGCGGGAAGTACGCCGGGTCGCCACCGGGCGCCCCGATGTCCCCGGGGCTCAGCTTGACCCCGACCGCGCCCAGGGCGAGCTGCTCGGCCGCCTCCTGCGCGGCCCCCTCCGGGCCCATCACCACGGGGTTCACCCCGGCGAAGTAGGTGAACCGGTCGTTGCCCGCGCTCACCTCGGCGGCCCAGGTGTTGTTGTCGTGCGCGCGGCGTGTGGCGCGGTCCCGCAGCTCCGCGTCCGCCGTGGCCCGCTCGGCGGGGTCGTC includes the following:
- a CDS encoding branched-chain amino acid ABC transporter permease, which translates into the protein MDTFLTYTALGLVVGAIFAIAASGLVLTYTTSGIFNFAHGAQAMIGAFTFYQVKAVWGLPTWLSLVLVLGVLGPAMGWLLHTLIMQRLRDTEIVTRVVVTVAVLLGLVSLSQWIWNPQEGRIPPMLFGSDSTVELLGVTLRYHQVLCVLIAAAIAVGLWWLFTKTRVGVLMRATVDDPELLKLSGHDPDRISAAAWMIGSTLAVLAGVLVTPVMGGTLEANALTLLVVDAFAAALFGRLRSIPLTFAGAIVLGLASTWLVGYAPADWTWVGNFQRALPMVVLFAVLLLLPQERLRGTATRSRERYETPPVRRAAIWALVGLVGLVAFGGLVSEARTGTLLVGLSFAIVALSIVLLTGYAGELNLAPLAFAAVATLVAYHVGSDGSGPDARLSLTGVVAGVVAAGLAGALVALPALRLRGLYLALATLAFGGVVSAMLLRDTTPRTVFGHTFTVFPNGNILMPPLQVGPVDLADSSTFLWVLSALFVVLGLGVVALRNSSYGRRLAAMKDSPAAAAMLGQRLLVLKLGVFALSTAIAGLGGIFMSMAVVSVSAETFGFTVSLSLVMMTVVCGIGYVSGALVAGLIAGAGLASVHLLLGDIALTHPEYGGTFDIVHHLLLVATALVGIGVANGPSGFLHDVFARQRGLARTPVVRWSGAAVQVALLLAAYGGLIGAALMLFLSVALWSVLPALAAAWFPDPAAARARPVPLELEGISTPPTPALRQRIDRELGIETELTHVPA
- a CDS encoding amidohydrolase family protein, with the translated sequence MSELRIIDMHCHLYRSEEHGREMRDYFLTPPLVKPGAANLGTLAEFEEMMDACGISACNALMLTWTGRYHRHGQYLLPDDPAERATADAELRDRATRRAHDNNTWAAEVSAGNDRFTYFAGVNPVVMGPEGAAQEAAEQLALGAVGVKLSPGDIGAPGGDPAYFPLYEYCVAHDVPIVTETGGHNPNVRPAGFADALAAYPDLKICFAHFGHDKALRGPLDLEVLELARRYERVHTDTSLRLNEVYDGTWTPEDMVAHLRELGIERAMFGTNYVFSDLLNTRPGHVEAPDHVDPRFTQVWKSVDVLTKLPLGDDELAGLAAENFLRFIGRG
- a CDS encoding ABC transporter ATP-binding protein, translated to MSERPPALELLGAHAAYGDIEVLHGVDLTVPAGSVVALLGPNGAGKSTTMKTLNGQVPLSAGRLRIAGRDLTGISPVDAAALGVCTIPEGRGVFANLTVRENLMVAAGNRATLAEMEAAAYARFPKLGDRRGQLAGSMSGGEQQMLALCRALGTRPSVLLLDELSMGLAPMIVSQMYTVVAALAAEGITVLLAEQFARIVLPLADTAVLMVNGRVVRTGAPADLEEALSTTYLGG
- a CDS encoding ABC transporter substrate-binding protein translates to MRLNKGFKAGVIAISLAAVVAGCGSSRSEEDPGGDDSTAPAAASTFGDLESPCGEGDASGATDQGVTDASIAIGYGDDRGFVSAPGLAQEVGDAVDAMVKWCNDQGGINGRELVGTRYDAAVSNMVPVMKEACGKEFMLVGDGFANDFAGDPVRVACELPHVPAYTVGGNAAMGELKVEPMPYPADRYNAGGLKAAMELVPEFKESIAIINTDAPATQVSNYKVGAALAQLGVTPKDCGITLHMAGDSSYAPLAQKLKGCGVKSFFNSYTPSPQIFGLLEANQQAGVELAQFAEAQWYGEAGAAWNAQTKAADGMLTAQTVQPLENADVNEAVAQYQELVEGNGGKTGMLGINATSAFLLWAGAAKECGDELTRDCVMEKIAAVEDWTAGGLQAPTNPGTNEPTECTMLVQLTGGTWEQVYPETRGEFACDPANVIDMDPAISGIKVTKDRTFESFLQQ
- a CDS encoding ABC transporter ATP-binding protein, whose translation is MSLLETRGVTVRFGGNVALDDVSVTVEAGEVTGLIGPNGAGKTTLFNVITGMQPVATGSVRFQDRDVTRWSPGRRGRTGMARTFQRLELFLSLSVRDNIRVAGDIVRANTRRRVDVVRETERVLARTGLLDVAHLDVSALPTGRARVVEVARALMTDPVLLLLDEPASGQTETESEAFADLLRAIAAEGTAVCLVEHDLPLVMQTCTTIHVLDHGRLIASGSPAQVQASPAVIEAYIGQEATA